Proteins from one Malaya genurostris strain Urasoe2022 chromosome 2, Malgen_1.1, whole genome shotgun sequence genomic window:
- the LOC131429009 gene encoding uncharacterized protein LOC131429009: MSVSTTVEPYLPNSIPFAQYIEQLEYVFINNNVPEQKYKTSFLAVCGVTVFSEIKKLFPGHDIKNLTYQQITESLKKRFDKCDSEVIHSYKFWSRRQGKYEKSEDFVIAVKVLAEQCGFGTFKDRAIRDLLVIGVYNRDIQKRLCDEDDLTATRAEKLILNHEISNNRTSVLKEDEDHNISIVARLGRKDIRSRSKQRYRDRSRSHNRSVSFSPRNKKHGYDNHRYNSDKPSYLCSFCKRRGHTRKFCYKLHYKGKYQEEVKFLSPPKKTGSSLENFKRPEHTKEEDDDDDEDMYCMMISSINLINEPCYVEVLIERKSLEMEIDCGSAETVISEELYLKTFSWIKLLPCNKKLAVIDGNRLKVLGRLSVSVQLKGKKQQLYLIVLRCNKNFVPLLGRTWLDCFYEGWRNIFSKHGVQNEHIHKLGVQDGIEELKKEVDIDVAVMLHLDP, from the exons ATGTCGGTGTCAACGACCGTAGAACCTTACCTACCGAATTCAATACCTTTTGCTCAATACATTGAACAACTTGAATACGTTTTTATCAACAACAATGTGCCTGAGCAGAAATATAAGACTTCTTTCTTAGCCGTTTGTGGTGTTACGGTTTTTTCTGAGATCAAAAAGCTTTTTCCTGGTCATGATATTAAAAATTTGACTTACCAGCAAATAACGGAATCATTGAAGAAAAGATTCGATAAATGCGACTCTGAAGTGATTCATAGTTACAAATTTTGGAGCAGGCGAcaaggaaagtatgaaaaatctGAAGATTTTGTAATCGCAGTAAAAGTTTTAGCCGAGCAATGTGGTTTCGGTACATTTAAGGATAGAGCGATTCGTGATCTTTTAGTAATAGGTGTTTATAACCGAGATATCCAAAAGCGGTTATGTGACGAAGATGATCTTACTGCTACCAGAGCAGAGAAACTAATTTTAAATCATGAGATTTCTAATAATAGAACGAGTGTCTTAAAAGAAGACGAAGATCATAACATATCAATAGTTGCTCGTTTGGGCAGGAAAGATATTCGATCTCGTTCAAAACAAAGATATAGGGATAGAAGTAGAAGTCATAATCGAAGTGTATCCTTTTCGCCTAGAAATAAAAAGCACGGATACGACAATCATAGATACAACTCAGACAAACCGTCTTATTTGTGTTCCTTCTGCAAAAGAAGAGGACATACACGAAAGTTTTGTTACAAATTACACTACAAAGGCAAATATCAGGAAGAGGTCAAGTTTTTGAGCCCTCCAAAGAAAACTGGTAGTtcacttgaaaatttcaaaagacCGGAACATACcaaagaagaagatgatgatgatgatgaggatATGTATTGCATGATGATTTCCTCGATAAATCTAATAAACGAACCTTGTTATGTTGAGGTGTTAATAGAGAGAAAGAGTTTGGAAATGGAAATTGATTGCGGGTCGGCAGAGACTGttatttctgaagaactatattTAAAGACATTTTCATGGATCAAGCTTTTACCTTGCAACAAGAAATTAGCTGTGATTGATGGCAATAGGTTGAAGGTTCTTGGGAGATTAAGCGTATCGGTACAATTGAAAGGAAAAAAACAGCAGCTCTATTTAATAGTTCTTCGGTGTAACAAAAATTTTGTACCACTGCTAGGTCGTACTTGGCTTGATTGTTTCTATGAAGGATggcgaaatattttttcaaagcaTGGTGTCCAGAATGAGCATATTCACAAACTTGGTGTGCAGGATGGTATCGAGGAGTTGAAAA AGGAAGTGGATATTGATGTGGCTGTAATGCTTCATTTAGACCCGTAG
- the LOC131430497 gene encoding uncharacterized protein LOC131430497, which translates to MYKFHWKIMDESELEPVTENILVRLEDILEYVGDSVRPIREGLAVLSANHIVCIGYTGRSGAHVLVKGYVLQSSHPGGIPHEVSLKICENHPLWDLNCSCKAGTRRCKHIVACLLRINQFKRLEHISCTDAVQAWGCSKIEKISLWGAKPIADLCCVRHRKLIVCSDVSMKETLLSDALMKILAVSPQSAISKHMIGRHTNVIDFRTGISSNTCTNNGAYCTEQELNATLFGENQIKKSSEKYYFDQSNQNFYEKFVCVTKQQILNIAMETCAQNNKTWKAQRSLRITASSY; encoded by the exons ATGTATAaatttcattggaaaataaTGGACGAATCgg AGTTGGAACCGGTGACGGAGAACATCCTTGTTCGCCTTGAAGACATACTTGAATATGTGGGCGATTCTGTTAGGCCGATTAGAGAAGGATTAGCCGTATTGAGCGCCAACCACATAGTGTGTATAGGCTATACCGGACGATCTGGTGCACATGTTCTTGTTAAAGGATACGTATTGCAAAGCTCGCACCCAGGAGGAATACCACACGAAGTTTCtttaaaaatttgtgaaaatcatccGTTATGGGATCTGAATTGTTCATGTAAAGCTGGTACGAGGCGATGTAAACACATTGTGGCCTGTTTGCTGCGGATCAATCA ATTCAAAAGACTCGAACACATTTCTTGTACGGATGCAGTACAAGCTTGGGGCtgctcaaaaattgaaaaaataagtcTATGGGGTGCTAAGCCGATTGCAGACTTATGTTGTGTGAGACACAGGAAATTAATCGTTTGCAGTGATGTTAGTATGAAAGAAACGCTGCTGTCAGATGCCCTGATGAAAATATTAGCAG TTTCACCGCAGTCTGCAATCAGCAAACATATGATTGGACGTCACACAAATGTAATCGATTTTCGTACCGGCATAAGTTCAAATACTTGTACAAACAATGGTGCATACTGCACCGAGCAGGAACTGAATGCTACTCTCTTTGGCGAAAACCAAATCAAAAAATCTAGTGAAAAATACTACTTTGatcaatcaaatcaaaacttctACGAAAAATTTGTGTGTGTGACGAAACAACAGATTTTGAATATTGCGATGGAAACTTGtgcacaaaacaacaaaacttgGAAAGCACAGCGATCTTTGCGTATAACAGCAAGTTCATATTAG
- the LOC131429010 gene encoding uncharacterized protein LOC131429010, translating into MSVCLIFTLKHTFANDSTIICFCSLLFYANGGKGTGHEHTGYIQRHIRNLANKVPTELKKYRRRMISLVDDPEMIGVAKKCAKKEATTANFILIRDSMLQCVKLHTTLVARKGSAKEIMTTFPHFRSYNGKLISVHFHSVKSIRNYGLRGCLRIMLKLNNRGIKRSSEGGSIEEDPASPLIRWIPDTDEAFNEQITKYAASYTVNGCYPPAHILCHAEKFKSGTSYIYIDGELIRCRDNMITCIDVLVKAFVVFHVKPPAQLYKLIDFLYITGYKIMTVMTNNDFAVQF; encoded by the exons ATGTCAGTATGTTT GATTTTTACTCTCAAACACACCTTCGCTAATGATAGTACTATTATTTGTTTTTGCAGTCTGCTTTTTTATGCGAACGGTGGAAAAGGAACTGGTCATGAACATACTGGTTATATACAGAGACATATTAGAAACCTAGCTAACAAAGTACCCACTGAACTCAAAAAGTACAGACGACGTATGATTTCGCTGGTAGATGATCCTGAAATGATTGGTGTGGCTAAAAAATGTGCCAAAAAAGAAGCAACTACAGCCAACTTCATTTTAATTCGAGACAGCATGCTCCAATGTGTTAAACTTCATACAACATTAGTTGCTCGGAAGGGAAGTGCAAAAGAGATTATGACTACGTTTCCACATTTTCGATCGTATAATGGAAAATTGATAAGTGTTCATTTTCATTCTGTGAAATCAATacgaaatt ATGGTCTACGCGGATGTCTTCGTATAATGCTTAAGCTTAACAACAGAGGTATCAAACGAAGTTCAGAAGGAGGATCGATTGAAGAGGATCCTGCTTCACCACTAATTAGATGGATACCG gatACTGATGAGGCATTTAACGAACAAATAACGAAATACGCGGCGTCCTATACTGTTAATGGATGTTACCCTCCTGCGCATATTCTATGCCATGCAGAAAAATTCAAATCTGGGACATCGTACATATATATAGACGGTGAATTGATCAGATGTAGGGACAACATGATCACATGTATCGATGTTCTTGTAAAAGCATTCGTTGTATTCCATGTGAAACCGCCAGCTCAGTTATATAAATTAATTGATTTCCTTTATATCACTGGGTACAAAATAATGACAGTAATGACTAATAATGACTTTGCAGTTCAATTTTAG